TGCGGCGCCGTTTTCGATGTCGTCGATCAGCCCCCCAGCCCCGTATTTTGCCTGCCCCCAACATTTTAGATCGCCGTTATCGAATGAGGCACAGACGTGGGACGTACCAACTCCCACGTGCCCTACTCCTGAAGGAAACACTTCGACGGGGCTCTTTGAAACAGGCTTATCGAAGAATCCACCCAGGCTAATGAGTTCCGTTTCCACGCCTTCCACCCCGAGTTGCCCCTGGTCGTTCGGGCCCCAACAGTAGAGCGCCCCATCTTGTGTGACGGCACAGGCGGTCTCGACGAGTGCCACCTCTTTAAATTTAAGGGTACTCGCGATTGAGGCCGCGAGTTTAGGTTGACCCGCAATGCCCTCTTCGGTCGGACCACGTCCAAGGGTGCCGTAGAGGTCCCCGCCCCAACACAGTAGTTCTCCGTCAGTCTTGATTCCACACGTTGTGGAAAGACCAGCTGCCACGGTGCTCGCACCGGTGAGCTCGGCCTTCTGGCTCGGCGTCTCTATCGGCTCGTCGTCCGAGGTATCCCCACCACATGCTACCATCAACAATGAGATTCCCATCCAAAGGCGCATCATTTCTCTCCATTACGTAGAATTGACGCAGACTTTTTGCAGAATGTGATCTGGAGACAAATAGGTAAATCATTGAGATTTCAGACGCGCCACGAGCTCGTGGCGCGAATTCACATCAAACCGTCGATATAGGTCTGCGATCTGATTCTGCGCAGTCTTAATGCTGACGCCTCGATCCATCGCGATTTGTTTTGGCGATTCACCGCTGAGAATCATGGTCAAGGTTTCCCGAAGCGCTTCTGGAAGGTCGTCGGGAATAGAGTCAGGCCGATCCACAGCCACGAGGATCTCCAGATCTTGCAAATGCGCGGAGCCACTCTCTCCGTGAAGAAGCGTGCCGATACGGGCGATGAGTTCGCTATCGTCCAAGGCATGAAAGACCTGACGGGCGCGTTGCAAGTGGTACGCGACCGTACTCTGGCTCAACCCGAGCTCATAGCCGATGAAGGTCTGGGAATGCCCCTGAAGCAGATACCAGACGATTTGAGCCTGTTTTTGAGAAAGCCCGGCGAATTTCTGCCCTTCAGGTGAATTAGCGAGGGCAATGACGAAACGGCGCCCGTCGGAATCAAAAACATCGACGAGGGACCACTGGCCTGCAACAAGGGCTTGCCAACGGCTTAAACGCTCATCATCAGGGACCGTTGCAAGTTTGAGTTGGTCTAGATTCAAAGCGGCTCGACGCAGTCGTTCTCGAGTTGTCGGCGTCTGAGCACTACCTCGAAGATCCAAAATCTTTGATTGTTCGGGATCAAACACCATCTCAGCGTTCTCGAGCGGGTCTGAACCACTCAGAGTCACATGCAACCTTCGGATTGCCGCAAGGTGCGACGCGACCGCCAGCCAGCGACGACGAAAGGAAGCCTGGAGGGTGGTCGGAGCGTCCAGGAATGCTCCGAAGAAGAAACCCATTCCGGAAGCGTTCCCGGCGCAGATTGCCGCACAATCCACGATTCCGTTCTCTCGGAAGAGTTGCGCCACGTGGTTTGCCTCAAGCTCTTCTAAGCGCTTGGAAAGTGTGGAACACTGGATGGTGTCAAAGAGTCGAGCCGTCTCGGCTTTGTGATTTGAACCGAGTTCTTGAATGACATCACCCACAAGACTCGAAGGCACCCCGTCGGGACTATGATGCGCGTGCGGAAGCGAAATCGCCCCATTCTCGAATTCGTAGACAAACCCAAAGCGTGCTTCGGCCGCAGGGAACAAAGCGCTCAAACCATCCACAACCTCGGACTGCCATTGGGAATGCGTGAGGTCTAGATCGTAAGCGCGTTGTAAGAACTCAAAAGGTTTTGTCTGCACCTATTTTTCCAAGCGTAGCCAATAAAAAAAGCCGACCCGATTGGGCCGGCTACATAACTGACTCAACTTAGGAGTACTTAGTTACAGACAAGATTCAGTTCAGCGGTGTTAAAGGTCCCGTCATCGCCAGTACCGAGATCCTCGATAGTGACGGTCCATGTACCGGTTCCATCTTCGCTTCCGAAAGTATTGAGGAGGTCCCCCGACGTTGAAAAGAGTGCCTCTGTTGAGTAGTCGGAGAACTCGCCGATTATCTCATCGATTGAAGAGCCGCCAACTCGATTCCAAAGAACATACTCCGTCCCAAGTGGGGAAATCAGGGTGATGATCATGTCACTTCGCCAAGAATGCACGATATCAACGGTAAGCTCGACTTGCTCAACGCTTGCACACGCGGCGACAGCAAATTCTACCTCGACCGGATCAGTGTTGGTATGCGTGATGGTGGTAGTACCAGTTGCAACACCAGCCACGGTGACGTTCGGAGTCTGACGTGGCGGCGGTGGGACAGAAAGGGTCTGCGCGTTGTCAAAACCGACTCCGGCCGGGCTAAACTCAGCCATGATAAGCTTCAGGTTTGCGTCATCATCAAAGTAGGGCGCAATAATCGTGGTCCAACCGTTGCTTAGAAATGTTGTGCTCAAAGTGCCCACAAAATCGTCTACTTGGTCAGCATTGGTATCAATTCCAAAAGGAATACTGTTGCTTGACTGAACTTCGATCGGAGCGGAAACGGTTCCTGCTGCCAACCCTGTGAAGAGCGCCACGGCAGGATCAGCCGTGTTGTCGTAAATATCGACTGCTCCAACGCCGTTTGCTCCATGGAACGCATAGAGACGAGTCGTCAAGTCGGTGGTATCAGCCTGATCGATCTCTACAACTGTGAAAGTGGCTCCTGCATTGTCGTGAGCGATCACGACGTACGACTTCTGATAGTCAAGCACGAGATTCAAAGTTTGGACGAACGTGTCGTCCTCGAGAAGGATATCAACGTCGAGCGTAGGCGAGTTAACAACTTCGAGATCGGTTACATCTTCAAACTCGATCGAATCGAAATCGGGAAGTGCATCCACAGTTCCAGTAGGAGCAACCTTCACGGTACCCGTATTCGGAAGAATGTGCACAACTGCAACGCGAGCTTCGAACTCCACGAGGTTTGCAGAGAAGTCGAAGATATCGGTGGTGCAACCATCGGTCGCTACGACGATGAAGTCGGCTGTGAACTCGGCATCTCCTGAGAATTCAAACTCGTTGAACGCACCTGTTGCTGCTGGCTCTTCGCCGTCAAGCGTGATGAATTCAAAATCGACGCCTTCGGTCAGAGCGGTTCCACCTGCTTCTACCTCGATAGTAAAAGGTACCGGAGCACCGATGAAGTTACGCTCTTCGATACCCGTTACTCCAGTGATTTCGATACGCTCAACACCGGCACATGCGGCATCGCTTCCGGCTGCACCGTCGCTTCCGTCTGCACCTGCGGGACCTTGAGGACCTTGAGGACCAGCAGGGCCGGCTGGGCCTTGATCACCTGCGGGACCTTCGCCACCTGCGGGACCTTGTTCGCCGGCTGGGCCTTCTGGGCCAGCAGGACCGGTTGCGCCGTCTTCACCGCAACCGGTGAATGCAAATGCACCCAAGAGGAGCGCCAAAAAGATTTTCGTATTCATAAGTATATCTCCGTTAGATTATTCGCAAAAAAGTTCAAGCGACGCTGAGTTGAATACACCATCGTCAAAGTCAGTGAAGTCATCCTCAATTACAAGCGTCCAGGTTCCGTCCCCGGTTATACCTGAAAACGTTGTCTCAAGATCGGGGATCAAGAAGTAGTCTTCACTCGTGAGCGCTTCGAGGTGCGAGAAATACCCAACAACGTCGTCTGTCGAGTCAAACGCTGAGTCGGCAAGGAGCAGTTCTTCTGCACTTGGAGCGGTAAGAGTAAAGATGAGGTCGCCACGAAAGACGTGGGTGACATCCACGTTGAGCCCTACAAACTCTACAACCGAGCACCCAGTCACATCAAAGGTTACAGTGACGATCGGTGTGTCACCGTCGATTGTGGTCACGTCTGGCGTTCCCACTACGGTGACATCTGGAGTTGGAGGTGTTACTTCGACGTCGAAGGTATAGTTTGCGGTTCTGCAACCATCATCCGCGATGACCGAGTAAGACTGAATTCCAACGACACTGGTGTCGATGAGGTATTCACCGACGTTGGTTCCTTCCTCTGGGTCAGTTCCGACCCAGATGATATCCGCATCCACTGGGCCATCATCGTTGGTCACGTTCAGCGTGAATACAGCATCTGCAGCGCCGAACTCCACGGTGTTCCCATTTGCTTCCACAATGAGTGCCGATGCGCCGTCGCATTCACCTTCGACACCGGGCTCACCGGTCTCACCGTCTTGACCAGGTTCACCGGCCGGTCCTTGAGGACCTTGAGGGCCTTCGTCACCCGCGGGACCTGTTGGTCCAGCTGGGCCATCGGGTCCGGCCTCACCGACCGGTCCTTGAGGACCTTCGGGTCCTGGCCCACCATCTTCACCACCACAAGCACCAACCATGGCACTGAGGAGGCATATCATGAGCGTTTTCTTCATGCTCTCTCCTTTGGATAAGAGGTTTAATTTGCTTACAAGCGGCTGCAACGTAATCATAGGTCATACACGATGCAACTCAATTCGATCCGATTCAGCGCGATTGGACGAAAGCGCCTGAATTTTCATTGTGCAAATGGCCGGGTCCAAGTATTTCTTTAGAAGACGACGGCTCAAATCGGACACAATATGTTGAAGTACTTATTGCTCGCGCTATTCGTAATCGGGACAGGGTGTGAATCCCCGGCTGCCACTGCTACGCTCACACTGAACGTGGCCGAGCTTGGCCCGCGGGACGTGTCCAATGGACAACTTACCGCCTTAGTCCAACTCAGCGGTACGTGTTCCCAAGGCCCCTGTGACCCGAATCCTTGTACTGCTGATAGCAAAACTCGTTGTCTTGCTCAAGGCACTGTTTTTAGGTGTGATTGTCCGGCCGGCACAAGTTTGAACTCTGAGGGCGAATGTGTTGCAGACGATCGCTGCACACCAACCTTCTGCGGCGGAAACGGCCTTTGCGAAACAGTTGAGGAAGTTCCGACTTGCGCGTGCAGTGTCGGCCATACCGGCACCAATTGTGAGACCTGTGACGAAACCGCAGGCTTCTACAGCGATGGCTTTGGCGGGTGTACCGATGTGTTTGACGTATGCCGCTCGGGTCAAGGTGGCGAAGAGTGGGCGCAGATGATGCTCGAGGCCGAGGAGTCGCTTGGGCGCGCACCGACTGAAATCGAGCTCGTGAGTGCACAAGTTCGGGTTGCCGAAGGCAGCGCCTCGGGTGCGCGCTCATGGGCCTACCTTTGGACGGACCGCCTGCACCTGATTCTGGAGCCGGAGAACGAGCCCTTTGTTGAGGCCGGAAGCGTGAAAATCCCGGCTGAGTCGGCGGGCCTTCGGGCACTCGATTTTGACGTCACGGTAGAGCGACCAACGTTTACAACCGAGCCCAAGTATTTTGAGGGCAACTACTCGGTTGGGCTCACGGGGCCAACCGAACGCCGAGGAAGCGAGCCGTTCAATCTTGACGCTGAGATCGTGCTCGAGTTCGAAGTCTACTGATGTCTAAGGGCCTCGGCATTGGTGTGGCGGTCTTCCTGACCACACTCCTCGCGAACATCATCATCGGCACCACGTTTGCCGCATTCCTTCCTCAGCAAGTCGCGCTGATTTTCACCCAGATTGGGGCTGTTTTCCTGCTCGCGTTCACGCTCAACAAGGTCTGGGATCAAGAGCAGGTGCCACATCAACCCCTCGGTGCCGGCTCCTACCTGGTCACAATTATTGCCCTTTTTGCGGTCGCGATCTTCGCAAACCTCTTCATGGCGGCACTGGCCGAGCTGGTACCCGCACTGCAGGCGAGCAAAGCAGAGTACGAGAAGATGGTCCGAGGGCTCTTGAGGAGCGAGGACTTCTGGCTCAACGTTTCGGCCGCCTTTGCCGTGGCCCTGGTGGCCCCTGTCTGTGAGGAATGGCTCTTCCGAGGCGCTTTGCTACGGGCACAGCTCAAAGCAGGCATGGGGGTAAGTGCGGCCATCCTGGCCAACGGATTTCTCTTTTCTGCGCTCCATCTTAACCCGATCGGGCTGATTCCACTCTGGCTCGTGGGCTCGGTGCTAGCGTGGGCCACGGTCCGAACGGGCTCGCTCTGGGTAGCCATCATCGGTCATGCAGCCCTCAACACCCTCAATGGCGTGATCTTCCCGTGGTTGATTTGGGACAACGCGGTTGAGACGACTCCTGAATTGAGTCACTTGTTGGTTGCACTTTCGGTCTTTGCGCTACTAGTCTTCGGACTCATCTTTTTTGCGAATCGTATCTACCCACGGAGACATTATGAGTGATCTTGAAGCTCGATTTGAAGCAGCCTCTGAATCTGTCAAACAACTCTCGAAGCAACCAAGCAATGATGTCTTGTTGCAGCTCTACTCGCTCTTTAAGCAGGGCCGGCATGGCGACGTCACGGGTAGCCGCCCAGGGTTCACAAACCCCGTCGGGCGCGCGAAGTACGACGCGTGGGCAAAGCTCAAAGGCGTTGGCCGAGACGACGCGATGCAGCGATACATCGATCTCGTAGACTCCCTGACTTAAAGAGGGCGTTTTGATTCTGACTCTTGGTCGAAGTTCTTGTACACTTGAGTCATGAAATCTTTCAAATTCCCTTCTCCTCTTCTACTTTTTGCGTTGTTGGTGGCGTGTTCCACGGACGAGTGTTCGTGCGAAGGCTGGGAGACGCGCGGCTACCCGGCGAGTCGGCTTGAACAGACGGTGCCGTCGGCTGGGCAGGTGCGACTGACGCCCTCGGGCATCGACTTTGTGGACCAGCAAGTTCCGTATTTGCTCGACCAGTTCTTAGTCGACGGTCTGAACTTCTGCATTCCTCCAGACACGTCTGGAAACCCCGATATCTGCGTGGACAGTACGTGTTCGAGCGGCCAGCCTGGCTGTCAGGTTGGACTCATTTTGGAAGACCGCGAGATTCGTACCGTCCCCAATAACCGCCTTGAGATCGAGCTCACGATCAGCATCAACCAGCGCCTGAATTTCGACTACAGCACCTTCATCGGCACCGTAAACTGCTACGTCCAAGTCTTTAAAGACGGAGCGTCCGAGTCTACTCGTGCGGATATCGTGGGCACTGTGCCGATCACGCTCGGAATTGACGGCGCATCGGCCACCAAAGAGCTAACCATTGATATTGGGGATGTGGACGTCAATTTGGACGACGTAGACTTCAAGATTCACGGCCGCGGAAACGTAGGCGATACGATCGCTTGCGAGGGCGCGAGCCTTGTACGTGGACTCTTTCGGAGCACCATCGAAAATCAGATTAAGGGCATCCTGAACGACACGGTGGGCGGCATAGCCGACGAACAAACCTGCACGCGTTGCGGCGGGGAGTTCGGTGCGTGTGCGGCCGGAAGCTGTCAGGATGGGATTTGCAGATACCCCTCAAGTGCCTGTGTCCCGCGACCCCTCGGGGTTGAAGGAAGGCTTGGACTTGGCGGATTGCTCGGAGACTTCACGGCTGCCCCAGCAGCGTCCGTGGACGTCATCGCAAAGGCTGGCGACCACGCCCAGGTGAATACGGGCGTAAGTGTTGGGATGCGTCTTGGCGCGGACCCAGTGGCCATCAACCAATGTATTCCTGCCGACCCAACCAGGCGGCCGTCTAACAATGCCGTGCCCGTTTCGCCGGTCATCAACGCGGATCGCACCCCCGACGACCGTCCGTTTCACCTCGGAATCGGCATCCATCAAAGCGCAGTTGAGCAGATCCTCTGGTCAACTTGGGCCAGTGGTGTCGCGTGTTTGGACGTTTCTACCGACGACGTTGACCAGTTGAATACCTCGACTTTTGCTCTGCCAGCCCCTTCGGTACGCGACCTCATCACGCCTCAGTCCACGGCCCAGATGGCGATTGTGCCGCAAAAGGCTCCACGCGTGGTTTTCGGCGAGAACACCGTGACCGAGTCGGGAGGCACCTATGAGGTCAACCAGCCGCTTATCGAGCTCATCTGGGAGGATTTGGACATTCATATCTTCGGCTGGGCTCAAGAGCGCATGCTGCGCCTCTTTACGCTGCGCGTGGACTTCAGGCTCCCGGTCGCGTTGGTCCCTGATGGGCAAGGAAATATTCTGCCCGTGATGCCGGCCCTTGAAACTGGACTCACCAATATTCGAGTTCAGCGCACCGAACTACTCACCGAAGACCCTCAGCGCATCATCGACCTTGTGCCACTCCTTATTGGTTTTGCGGGGCCTCAACTCGCCGGTGCAATTCCGGAGGCCGTTGCTGTGCCTGAGTTTCTGGGCTTTCGCCTGGACCTTGAACAACGCGATATCATCGGCGCCGACAAGAACGAGTTCCTGGCCATTTTTGCAAGGCTTGAGCGCACCACCCAAAACCAAACCGTGGGCGTGCAAGCCTTTGTCCGGGGCCATGAGCTCGACTTGAGCCGGCGCACGCCCTCAGGGTTGATTCGACCCACACTCGTGGTTGATGCCGGGGCGTTGGCGCCTGGGCTTGGGACCGAGAGTTCGCCGGAATTCGAGTATCAATACCGGGTGGACGGCGGCTTCTGGAGCATGTTCGAGAGAGGGCCTGAACTTCGGATTTCCGATCCCCTTTTGATGGCTCAGGGGCGCCACAAAGTGGACATTCGGGCGCGACTCAAAGGTGAGGTCGCGGCGGTTTCCAAGGTTGTGACGTTGGATGTTGATATCGATATCGAGCCTCCAACCATCGAGACAAACACGAGCTCGGCAGGGGTGAAAATCTCCGCAGAAGACATCAACCCCACCGAGGTGCGATGGCGCGGCCCGGATGGCCAATGGAGCCCGTGGAGCGCGAAGACCGAGATTGATGTCCAAAAACTTCCCCGAGGCCCGCGAGTCGTGGTTGAGGTGGAAGCTCGTGACGCGTTTGGCCTTCGCTCGTACCAAGAGGTGGAAGTAGACACGAGCTCGACGCCGGTGAAGTCCGGCTGTGCCGTGGGCGGAGCGGGCTTGGGCCCCCTCTGGCTCATCGGATTTGCATTATTCTTTGGCCGGCGAAGGCGCTTTGCTGCCCTCATCGCCGCCCTTTTTCTGGGCACCGTGGGATGCAAAGGTGAGATTTCGACCAACGCCACGCAACGCTGTTTTGGGCCGGAATGTCAGGTGGAACAAGCCTGCGAAGTTGACTCAGATTGCGCCGGCATCTGCCCCGAAAACACCGGCGGTATCTGCGAGAACGGCTCCTGCCAATGTGTGCTCGCCTGTGCCGGAGGCTGCGGCGACGGAGAATTTTGCTGTCTTGGCACCGGCGCGTGTGTGGACGAAATGCCGGTATGCGAACAAGCCTGTGACGCGGGCTATGAGGCGCGAGTCGTGGGCACTCCGAACCGCATGACCTGTGCAATCGACGGGGGTGGGTGTGAGTGTGTGGCCCTTCCGCCAATCCCGATCGGCGTACACGGCCCGTACCTCTCCATGGACTCCAACGACAGCCTGACGGTTCTCGCCACCTACAACCATACCTACAAGGACCTAATGGTGGGGCGAGTTAACGCGGACAACACCATCACCTGGTCCTTTGTGGACGGCGTGCCTGAGACCGGTGCCATCGAGGGCGACCCTGAGGGCTGGCGCGGTGGCACCAAAGCTGCCGGAGACGCGGTGGGCACGCATACCGCTATCGCGATAGATGCCGCGGGAGGGCTGCACGTGGTGTACCGAGACGAGACCAATGAGGTTCTGAAATACGCCAAGGGCTTGCCTGTGGGCGATGCGTGGGACTGGCAGTTCGAGGTGCTCGAAGAAGCTGGCGACCCGAGATGGCCTTCAATCGTTGTAGAAGCAGACACGGTCCACGTGATCTATTCGCGGGAAGGCGCTATGAGCGAGCTCGTTCATCGGTCATTTGCGGTGAGCGCAGGGGCCGCAGGGGCCGCAGGGGCGAGCGAGACGGTCGTAGACAGCGCCGAGCCCACCGAGCCGACCAAGGACTACCCGGCGCGAATGGGCGCCTACACCTCGCTCTCGCGGATTCCTGGCGGAGGCGTCTTTGCAGTGTGGTGGAACGGAGCCACAAGACGTGTCGGACGCGCGGAGTTCAGTGGGCAGTGGTCGGAGCCAGAATATCTGGCTGCAGGCAGTGGTCCTTACGCTTCGGGCCAGGTGGACGCTCAGGGCGCGCACCATATCGTCTTTCAACAGAGCTCGGGGCTTCGATACTCCAAGTTTGGAGACACTACCGAGACGTTGCGTGTGCATGACGGTCTTCGGGACTCGGGCGAGTATTTCACCGGAACTATCGGCGAGTCGGCGCGCATTGTTTTGAACGGCGCGCAGGTCATTGTCGCATTTCAGGATGCGTTCGATCGAGCCATCTGGTTTGCGGAGATTCAAGGTGAGGCCTTCCAGGCATCGAAGGTCCCGCTCACTGCCACCGAGGCGCACGGGCTCTTCACAGTGCTTAGCCATAACGGTCAGTTGGCTGCGCATTTCGTGGTGGATCGCACCAAGGAGCCGTGGGGGTTCGTAAGAGTCGATTCTCGTTGAACTCTCCTCGTGAATCGGCTTAAGACAGCCTTCACACATCAGGTCGGGGGTCGTAGATGCAAAAAGTTCAAATTTTTTCGCAACACTTTCGAATTTTGTCCGAAAATAAGAATACGGGCCCAAATTTTGGGATCCGTCATTCTGATTAACCAACCCTAAGTAGGGGGACAAAATGATAAAGCTAACGCCTAAAATGGCGAAGCCGCACGAGGCGTGGTGCCTCAACATTGCACTGCAGGTGTGCGGCGAGGTCAGAAAGCACGAATCCTTTCGCCAACACAGGACGCCATATGCCGAACCCGGTGACCCATTGGGGACCATTGGCAGGTCTATTGTGCAGACGAGACGTACTGGTTGAGCATTTTTCAAACTCTGTGAGTTTGTCCGATTTAGGATCCTGTCGCGAAAAAATCGGCTACGCGTCGTACCGGTACTTCACAACACGGATAAAGAATCGGACAGAGCTCCACCCATCCATGGTGATCTTGTCTCACCGCACGCCCGAACGCGTGCTCAAGGAGCCCAATATGTTTGAGCCTTAGCACCCGTCTGCAGTGGTTGTGGCTGGCTGACGGCGAGCAACTCGCCACGAGGTCGTAGCCGCGCGACGCAGGCGATGCCGGAGCATCGTCGAGGAGTGAGGCGAAGAGATCGTTGTGAGGGGCCGGCGTCAACTGTTCAGAATCACTGTGGACGGGTGCTGCACCTCACATAGAGGAATCTGGAGGTGGGGATCGGTGGAATGCGGCCCTATCTTCATCGTCGCCACCACGGCTCTCGAAGATAGACCTGAGTTTGAGTGGATGAAGATGACCACTCGCCTACCTCAAACTCCAGGCGAGTTAGACAAGGCGGCGAGATTGATAAGTGAAAACATAAACGATAAAATAAAACCCGAAGATTTGGAGAAGACCATGTTTGATTTCATGTATGTAGATGGGGTGAACGTTCTGACGTACGCCGAAGAGCAGAAGAAGGCCGCCGAAGAGCAGAAGAAGGCCGCCGAAGAGCAGAAGAAGGCCGCCGAAGAGCAGAAGAGGTTTGCTGAAGAGGTTTCTCGTGAGCTTCAAGAGGCTAGACGGGAAATCGAGGCACTGAAGGCTGAGCTAAAGGGCACCGTCAAATCCGACGAATAGCGTCTCAACTTACCCGAGATTCGCCAACGGGCGCGTGCCGTCGTCACCAAACTCCATCACATCCACGCCCATGGCTTGGATCATAGCAATGAAGAGGTTTGCCATTGGGTCATCGTTGTAGCGTACGTGACGGCCTGGGTTGAACTGTCCATTGGCCTTACCTGCCACAAGCACGGGCATATCGTTGTGGTTGTGCCGGTTGCCGTCTGAAATCTCGCTTGAGAAGAACACGGCACAAGAATCGAGCAATGGGTTGCCTTCCACATCGTTGGTGGTCTTTAGCTTGTCCAAGAGATACGCAAATTGCGTGACTTCCCAACGGTCAATAGTGCGCAACGCGCTATAATTGGATTCGAGGCTCTGGTGGTGCGAGTAGTTGTGGTGGCCGTCGCTCACACCCAGGAAGTCGTAAACGCGCCCGCTACCCGCATTGGAGAGCATAAAGGTCTGCACTCGCGTTAGGTCACATTGGAACGCGAGCACCATCAAGTCAGCCATGACTTGGGCCTTCTCAGTCACGTTGTAGCTCGTGCCTGGACGCGGAGGGATTCCGCAGAGGGTGTTCTCGTCCATGCCCGAGATACGGACTTCGAGCGCGCGCACCGAGTCCATATACTCGTCGATCTTGGCGCGGTCCGTGGTGCCTAGCATCGCGCGCAGCTTGTTGGCCTCTTCGAGTGCGTAGTCGAGCACGCTCTTATCGAACGCGCGCCTCTTGCGCGCCTCTTCCACACTGGCGTTCGGGTCAAAACCCGCGAAGATTCGGTCGAAGACCTGTCTTGGATCCACCGTTTTCGGCACCGGTGTCTGAGGACCTGACCACGAGATATTGCGTGCATAGGCGCAGCTGTAGCCGGAGTCACAGTTGCCAGTTGAACCACCGCCGTCCATGCCAAGCTCGAGCGAAGGAAAGCGGGTTTGGTCGCCGATGGCCTGGGCCACGTATTGGTCCATCGAGACGCCGTTCTGGATATCGGAGCCCTCGGTCTTTCGCACGTGGGTGGCGGTGATGAACGAGCCCGTTCCGGCGGCGTGGTCGCCAGGTCCGTCTGGGCGCGCCGGCCGATTCTCAAGACCTGTGAGGACAAGAAGATCATCCTTAACGCTCGCAAGCGGCTGCAGTGTGGGTGTCAACTCCCACGCCGCGCCTTCAGCAGCTGGCGTCCATGTCTGCATGTGAATGCCGTTCGGGATGTAATAGGCCAAAAGACGAGTTGGGCGTGCATCCTGTGCGAATGCGGAGCGCCCAAACGGGGTCATGGCTTCCAGCAAAGGCAAAGCCAGCGTTGCGCCTGCCCCACCCAAAAATGCTCTTCGACTCAATTGAATCCGTTTCATCATCTACTCCTAAAACTCGCCGCCACGACGCATGCGGAACGCATCGCTCAAGACTACTTCGGTGATAAGGTCTTTGAACCCAAGATCTGGTTTGGTCGCGATCGCCTCGATTTGAGGCTTGTCGCTTGTTTTCATGCCTCGACCGAGGGCGAATGTAAGTGTCTTTTCGGTGGCACACTCGCTGAGCTTGTGTGAGCCAGCGAGGATGTCAGCCAATTCAGCAGGACCGTTGAACGCGATATCTGGCGGCAAGACGC
This Microvenator marinus DNA region includes the following protein-coding sequences:
- a CDS encoding helix-turn-helix transcriptional regulator, which codes for MQTKPFEFLQRAYDLDLTHSQWQSEVVDGLSALFPAAEARFGFVYEFENGAISLPHAHHSPDGVPSSLVGDVIQELGSNHKAETARLFDTIQCSTLSKRLEELEANHVAQLFRENGIVDCAAICAGNASGMGFFFGAFLDAPTTLQASFRRRWLAVASHLAAIRRLHVTLSGSDPLENAEMVFDPEQSKILDLRGSAQTPTTRERLRRAALNLDQLKLATVPDDERLSRWQALVAGQWSLVDVFDSDGRRFVIALANSPEGQKFAGLSQKQAQIVWYLLQGHSQTFIGYELGLSQSTVAYHLQRARQVFHALDDSELIARIGTLLHGESGSAHLQDLEILVAVDRPDSIPDDLPEALRETLTMILSGESPKQIAMDRGVSIKTAQNQIADLYRRFDVNSRHELVARLKSQ
- a CDS encoding proprotein convertase P-domain-containing protein, with the protein product MNTKIFLALLLGAFAFTGCGEDGATGPAGPEGPAGEQGPAGGEGPAGDQGPAGPAGPQGPQGPAGADGSDGAAGSDAACAGVERIEITGVTGIEERNFIGAPVPFTIEVEAGGTALTEGVDFEFITLDGEEPAATGAFNEFEFSGDAEFTADFIVVATDGCTTDIFDFSANLVEFEARVAVVHILPNTGTVKVAPTGTVDALPDFDSIEFEDVTDLEVVNSPTLDVDILLEDDTFVQTLNLVLDYQKSYVVIAHDNAGATFTVVEIDQADTTDLTTRLYAFHGANGVGAVDIYDNTADPAVALFTGLAAGTVSAPIEVQSSNSIPFGIDTNADQVDDFVGTLSTTFLSNGWTTIIAPYFDDDANLKLIMAEFSPAGVGFDNAQTLSVPPPPRQTPNVTVAGVATGTTTITHTNTDPVEVEFAVAACASVEQVELTVDIVHSWRSDMIITLISPLGTEYVLWNRVGGSSIDEIIGEFSDYSTEALFSTSGDLLNTFGSEDGTGTWTVTIEDLGTGDDGTFNTAELNLVCN
- a CDS encoding proprotein convertase P-domain-containing protein is translated as MKKTLMICLLSAMVGACGGEDGGPGPEGPQGPVGEAGPDGPAGPTGPAGDEGPQGPQGPAGEPGQDGETGEPGVEGECDGASALIVEANGNTVEFGAADAVFTLNVTNDDGPVDADIIWVGTDPEEGTNVGEYLIDTSVVGIQSYSVIADDGCRTANYTFDVEVTPPTPDVTVVGTPDVTTIDGDTPIVTVTFDVTGCSVVEFVGLNVDVTHVFRGDLIFTLTAPSAEELLLADSAFDSTDDVVGYFSHLEALTSEDYFLIPDLETTFSGITGDGTWTLVIEDDFTDFDDGVFNSASLELFCE
- a CDS encoding type II CAAX endopeptidase family protein — translated: MSKGLGIGVAVFLTTLLANIIIGTTFAAFLPQQVALIFTQIGAVFLLAFTLNKVWDQEQVPHQPLGAGSYLVTIIALFAVAIFANLFMAALAELVPALQASKAEYEKMVRGLLRSEDFWLNVSAAFAVALVAPVCEEWLFRGALLRAQLKAGMGVSAAILANGFLFSALHLNPIGLIPLWLVGSVLAWATVRTGSLWVAIIGHAALNTLNGVIFPWLIWDNAVETTPELSHLLVALSVFALLVFGLIFFANRIYPRRHYE
- a CDS encoding acyl-CoA-binding protein codes for the protein MSDLEARFEAASESVKQLSKQPSNDVLLQLYSLFKQGRHGDVTGSRPGFTNPVGRAKYDAWAKLKGVGRDDAMQRYIDLVDSLT
- a CDS encoding DUF1552 domain-containing protein is translated as MKRIQLSRRAFLGGAGATLALPLLEAMTPFGRSAFAQDARPTRLLAYYIPNGIHMQTWTPAAEGAAWELTPTLQPLASVKDDLLVLTGLENRPARPDGPGDHAAGTGSFITATHVRKTEGSDIQNGVSMDQYVAQAIGDQTRFPSLELGMDGGGSTGNCDSGYSCAYARNISWSGPQTPVPKTVDPRQVFDRIFAGFDPNASVEEARKRRAFDKSVLDYALEEANKLRAMLGTTDRAKIDEYMDSVRALEVRISGMDENTLCGIPPRPGTSYNVTEKAQVMADLMVLAFQCDLTRVQTFMLSNAGSGRVYDFLGVSDGHHNYSHHQSLESNYSALRTIDRWEVTQFAYLLDKLKTTNDVEGNPLLDSCAVFFSSEISDGNRHNHNDMPVLVAGKANGQFNPGRHVRYNDDPMANLFIAMIQAMGVDVMEFGDDGTRPLANLG